A region from the Thermodesulforhabdaceae bacterium genome encodes:
- a CDS encoding lytic transglycosylase domain-containing protein: MKGRVQGSLILLFTFLVAFLVNFQCLAETVSSGKITFERQLVREPGLFDLDHPLVNHYVEKLGKNNFHLIMKRLNRYEDMIRKVLRENGVPEELIFVSFVESGGHPRAIGRDGSGAAGLWQLTPSTARSIGLTVNKRIDERLDPFKSTFAVARFFRDLYEKFHSWPLVLAAFNMGENALFNKLAKHRTEDFNDLCKRGAIPKQTRNYIFKVYAAARLGRKSDIKDEETKRYVKIDATWNVVLTESVTMEELAEITGVPLDVLMKINPAFVSPFVRIKKGTFVTIPIEAKERYIMILGYGGSRY, translated from the coding sequence ATGAAAGGGAGAGTTCAAGGAAGCTTGATTCTTCTTTTCACCTTCCTTGTTGCTTTTTTGGTTAATTTTCAATGTCTTGCAGAAACAGTATCAAGCGGGAAGATTACCTTTGAAAGGCAATTGGTTCGTGAACCTGGATTATTTGACCTGGACCACCCGCTGGTAAATCACTATGTAGAAAAACTGGGGAAGAACAATTTTCATCTCATAATGAAAAGATTGAATCGCTACGAAGACATGATAAGGAAGGTGTTAAGAGAAAATGGAGTGCCAGAGGAGTTGATTTTTGTAAGTTTTGTGGAAAGCGGGGGACATCCAAGAGCCATAGGAAGAGATGGCTCAGGAGCAGCGGGGCTCTGGCAGCTTACCCCTTCTACAGCTCGTTCCATTGGTCTTACTGTAAACAAGCGAATAGACGAGCGCCTGGATCCCTTCAAGTCAACTTTTGCTGTAGCTCGTTTTTTTCGTGATCTTTACGAAAAATTTCACTCTTGGCCTCTGGTGCTAGCTGCTTTCAACATGGGTGAAAATGCTCTTTTTAACAAGCTAGCAAAACACAGAACTGAAGACTTTAATGATCTTTGCAAACGTGGTGCAATACCAAAACAAACCAGAAACTACATATTCAAAGTCTATGCAGCAGCTCGCCTTGGTAGAAAAAGCGATATAAAAGATGAGGAAACAAAGCGATATGTAAAAATCGACGCTACCTGGAATGTTGTCCTTACGGAATCCGTCACAATGGAAGAGCTTGCTGAGATCACCGGCGTCCCTCTGGATGTCTTAATGAAGATAAACCCTGCTTTCGTCTCCCCCTTCGTCAGGATCAAAAAAGGAACCTTTGTAACCATTCCTATTGAAGCTAAAGAACGGTATATAATGATATTGGGTTATGGTGGAAGTCGGTATTAA
- the aprB gene encoding adenylyl-sulfate reductase subunit beta, which produces MPSYVILEKCDGCKGQDKTACMYICPNDLMVLDKERMKAYNREPELCWECYNCVKICPQQAVDIRSYADFVPLGAAVVPLRGSQDIMWTVKFRNGEVKRFKFPIRTTPEGQAKPWPDEWATGTDDIKSPILCTEPGSTLAAELPTLKK; this is translated from the coding sequence ATGCCGAGCTATGTAATCCTGGAAAAATGCGATGGCTGCAAGGGGCAGGACAAGACAGCCTGTATGTACATCTGCCCCAACGACCTGATGGTGCTCGACAAAGAGCGGATGAAGGCTTACAACCGTGAGCCTGAACTCTGCTGGGAATGCTACAACTGCGTAAAGATTTGTCCTCAGCAAGCTGTTGACATCCGAAGCTATGCGGACTTTGTGCCGCTTGGAGCAGCCGTTGTTCCGCTTCGTGGTTCTCAGGACATTATGTGGACCGTTAAGTTCCGCAATGGTGAAGTAAAACGCTTCAAGTTCCCCATCCGCACGACTCCTGAAGGTCAGGCAAAGCCCTGGCCGGATGAATGGGCAACCGGAACCGACGACATTAAGAGCCCGATTCTGTGCACCGAACCTGGTTCTACCTTGGCAGCAGAACTGCCAACTTTGAAAAAGTAA